In a genomic window of Mucilaginibacter sp. KACC 22063:
- a CDS encoding M16 family metallopeptidase — MKKQILAVVSAMAIAATSFGQAKLVEKVVKKGNEVTIPYEKYVLPNGLTLILHEDHSDPLVHVDVTYHVGSAREEIGKSGFAHFFEHMMFEGSDDAPKGVHDKITIGNGGTNNGSTNRDRTNYYETVPANLLEDAVWLEADRMGFLLGQVTQDRFEVQRATVKNERGQNYDNRPYGLTSQYTGKNLYPYGHPYSWLTIGYIEDLNRSNVNDLKNFFLRWYGPNNATLTIGGDISPAATLKMVEKYFGDIPRCPAVQPVKVAPVSLQADRYVSYTDNYARLPMLVIDYPTVPEYTKDVPALDCLAEILGQGKNSILYQNLVKKQQALQASASSQGSELAGEFIVRIVPLAGKSLAEMEQLYRASLDSLEKNGISDDDLQKFKGGIQADFINDLQSVSGKVSNLAAYQTFTGNPNQTARLLREYTSLTKEQVMAAFHKYIKGKGAVVLSVLTKSGNVQPAVADNYTIDTTHYVAPNYGYAGLKYVKAKDNFNRKTVPPLGPAPVTKAPAFWRKDLSSGAKVIGVQNTEVPLVTLNITLPGGRLLEANDMSKLGLSTMFATMMQEDTKNYTAEQFANELQKLGSSIRVGADIDGIVFYVQSLKSNFPKTMALLQERIFNAKFTESAFNRNKKQALESFKIQKAQPSYIATAAFAKLNYGATNILGYQSNGNEKTVSNITLSDVENYYNNNLTANGAKVVAVGDITEAELLSQLAFMDKLPKKAISLNTPAPATAVTKTKIYLIDVPKAAQTEFRVGYGTNEKYDPTGEYYKAYLMNYPLGADFTSRVNTYLRETRGWTYGASTIWTGNKYSGDYYFTSGIRANATDSALVSLMKELTDYSQNGPTADEVTTLKKAISQGDALRYETAAQKARFVSRILDYNLPANYVDIQNKIIADATAQELKTEAEKWIKPAQINILLVGDKAAILPGLQKLGYEILELNADGDQVSAQ, encoded by the coding sequence ATGAAAAAACAAATACTCGCTGTAGTATCTGCTATGGCTATTGCAGCCACCTCTTTTGGACAAGCCAAACTGGTTGAAAAGGTGGTGAAAAAAGGCAATGAAGTCACTATCCCTTACGAAAAATATGTGCTGCCGAATGGCTTAACGCTTATTTTGCACGAAGATCATTCTGACCCACTGGTTCATGTTGACGTGACCTATCACGTTGGCTCTGCCAGGGAAGAGATCGGTAAATCAGGTTTTGCGCATTTCTTCGAGCACATGATGTTTGAAGGCTCTGACGATGCGCCTAAAGGTGTGCATGATAAAATTACCATTGGTAATGGCGGTACCAATAACGGTTCAACCAACCGCGACCGTACCAATTATTATGAAACCGTACCTGCCAACCTATTGGAAGATGCTGTATGGCTGGAAGCCGACCGCATGGGCTTTTTATTAGGCCAGGTAACACAAGACCGTTTCGAGGTGCAACGCGCAACAGTAAAAAATGAACGCGGCCAAAATTATGATAACCGCCCTTATGGCTTAACCTCCCAATACACCGGTAAAAATCTTTATCCGTATGGACACCCATATTCGTGGTTAACCATTGGTTACATTGAAGACTTAAACCGCAGCAATGTTAATGATCTTAAAAACTTCTTTTTACGCTGGTACGGCCCTAACAATGCCACGCTTACTATAGGCGGTGACATTAGCCCGGCAGCTACATTAAAAATGGTTGAAAAGTATTTCGGCGACATACCGCGTTGCCCGGCTGTACAACCGGTAAAAGTAGCTCCGGTTAGCCTACAGGCGGATCGGTATGTGTCTTACACAGATAACTACGCACGCCTGCCTATGCTGGTGATTGATTACCCAACCGTTCCGGAATATACTAAAGATGTACCTGCCTTAGATTGCCTTGCCGAGATATTAGGCCAGGGTAAAAACTCAATCCTTTACCAAAACCTGGTGAAGAAACAGCAGGCACTGCAAGCTTCAGCTTCAAGCCAGGGTTCAGAACTGGCGGGTGAATTTATTGTGCGCATTGTTCCGCTTGCGGGCAAATCACTTGCAGAAATGGAGCAGTTGTATAGGGCTTCACTTGATTCATTAGAGAAAAACGGCATTAGCGATGATGACCTTCAAAAATTTAAGGGCGGCATACAAGCCGATTTTATCAACGACCTGCAAAGTGTATCTGGCAAGGTTTCAAATCTGGCAGCTTACCAAACGTTTACAGGTAATCCTAACCAAACAGCCAGGTTGCTTCGCGAATATACTTCGCTTACTAAAGAGCAGGTAATGGCTGCCTTCCATAAATACATCAAAGGCAAAGGAGCTGTGGTATTAAGCGTACTTACCAAATCAGGCAATGTTCAGCCAGCAGTAGCTGATAACTATACAATTGATACCACGCATTATGTTGCTCCAAATTATGGTTATGCAGGCCTTAAGTATGTAAAGGCTAAAGATAATTTCAACCGTAAAACTGTTCCGCCGCTTGGCCCTGCACCGGTAACAAAAGCGCCTGCCTTCTGGCGTAAAGATTTGTCATCAGGCGCAAAGGTAATTGGTGTACAAAATACGGAGGTTCCTTTAGTAACCTTGAACATTACTTTGCCTGGAGGCCGCCTTTTAGAGGCAAATGATATGAGCAAGCTTGGCTTATCTACCATGTTTGCCACCATGATGCAGGAAGACACCAAAAACTATACTGCAGAGCAGTTTGCAAACGAACTACAAAAATTGGGCAGCAGCATACGCGTAGGTGCAGATATAGATGGGATTGTTTTTTATGTACAATCGCTGAAAAGCAACTTCCCGAAAACGATGGCATTGCTGCAAGAGCGAATCTTCAATGCTAAGTTTACCGAATCAGCATTCAACCGTAACAAAAAACAGGCATTAGAGTCTTTCAAAATACAGAAAGCACAGCCATCTTATATTGCTACGGCTGCTTTCGCTAAGTTAAATTATGGTGCCACTAACATATTAGGCTACCAGTCAAACGGAAACGAAAAAACCGTTAGCAACATTACCCTAAGCGATGTAGAGAATTACTATAATAACAATCTTACAGCCAACGGGGCAAAAGTTGTAGCTGTTGGCGATATTACAGAAGCCGAATTATTAAGCCAGCTTGCTTTTATGGATAAGCTGCCTAAAAAAGCAATAAGCTTAAATACGCCAGCTCCGGCTACAGCAGTTACCAAGACAAAAATTTACCTGATTGATGTGCCTAAAGCAGCACAGACCGAATTTAGGGTAGGATATGGTACTAATGAAAAATATGACCCAACAGGCGAGTATTATAAAGCTTATTTGATGAACTATCCTTTAGGTGCCGATTTTACCAGCCGTGTTAATACTTACTTACGCGAAACCCGCGGGTGGACGTACGGCGCCAGCACCATTTGGACAGGTAACAAATACAGCGGCGATTACTACTTTACATCTGGTATCCGCGCAAACGCTACCGACAGTGCTTTAGTGTCATTAATGAAAGAGCTAACCGATTACAGCCAAAACGGCCCAACTGCAGATGAAGTTACCACGCTTAAAAAAGCTATAAGCCAGGGCGATGCCTTGCGTTATGAAACAGCTGCACAAAAAGCGCGTTTTGTATCCCGTATCCTGGATTATAATTTACCGGCAAATTATGTGGATATCCAGAACAAGATCATCGCTGATGCAACAGCACAAGAGCTGAAAACAGAAGCCGAAAAATGGATTAAACCTGCACAGATCAATATTTTATTGGTTGGCGATAAGGCCGCTATTTTGCCAGGCTTACAAAAATTGGGTTACGAAATTTTAGAACTAAACGCAGACGGCGATCAGGTAAGTGCACAATAA
- a CDS encoding ABC transporter ATP-binding protein, protein MDHGLFTISLDNIGRRFNRDWIFRGVNYTFSAGGSYAILGPNGSGKSTLLQVINGSLGASSGKISYELDAQPLTVENIYQHLSLATPYLELIEDFSLNEMIDFHFKFKKYLPGINKEEMVELLNLKGSANKLIKYFSSGMKQRLKLILAFCSDTAILMLDEPTSNLDTQGIDWYLSLVERFSKGRLTIVGSNQLHEYDFCSHRLQITDYKQQPVQ, encoded by the coding sequence ATGGACCATGGACTTTTTACCATCTCCCTCGATAACATCGGCCGCCGCTTTAACCGCGACTGGATATTTCGCGGGGTAAACTACACTTTTAGTGCCGGTGGCAGTTATGCCATATTAGGACCTAACGGATCGGGTAAATCTACTTTGCTGCAAGTAATTAACGGTAGTCTTGGCGCATCAAGCGGTAAAATTAGTTATGAGTTAGATGCCCAGCCGTTAACTGTTGAAAATATTTATCAGCATTTAAGCCTTGCTACTCCGTACCTGGAACTGATCGAAGATTTTTCGTTAAATGAAATGATCGACTTTCATTTCAAGTTCAAAAAGTATTTGCCCGGTATCAATAAAGAAGAAATGGTAGAGCTGCTTAACTTAAAAGGCAGCGCCAATAAACTGATCAAATACTTTTCTTCCGGTATGAAACAAAGGCTTAAACTGATCCTGGCTTTTTGTTCAGATACTGCCATACTGATGCTTGATGAACCGACTTCAAACCTGGATACCCAAGGCATCGACTGGTACTTGTCATTAGTCGAGCGTTTTTCTAAAGGCAGACTTACTATTGTTGGCTCAAACCAGCTTCACGAATATGATTTTTGCAGTCATCGCCTGCAAATAACTGACTATAAACAGCAGCCTGTGCAATAG
- a CDS encoding 5-formyltetrahydrofolate cyclo-ligase, producing the protein MKKQQAREIYLKKRKELSDADYEMLNRRLLHQFQQVDFSKVKYLHTFIPIRNRREPDTTLISDWLRTTHPQIKLVYPQTNFADLSMQSFVDDADLQMAINDFGISEPVAGNQISADQIDRMLVPLLAFDKQGYRAGYGKGFYDRYMTQCKPACKFIGLSLFEPVDELEDVDQYDIKLHTCVTPDKIHQF; encoded by the coding sequence ATGAAAAAACAACAAGCCCGTGAAATCTATCTTAAAAAGCGAAAAGAGCTTTCTGATGCTGATTATGAAATGCTTAACCGGAGGCTGCTGCACCAATTTCAGCAAGTAGATTTTTCTAAAGTCAAGTATCTGCATACATTTATTCCGATCAGGAACCGAAGAGAGCCGGATACTACACTGATAAGCGATTGGCTGCGAACTACTCATCCTCAAATCAAGCTCGTTTATCCCCAAACCAACTTTGCAGATCTTTCTATGCAAAGCTTTGTAGACGATGCCGATTTGCAAATGGCGATAAATGATTTCGGCATATCAGAGCCGGTTGCAGGTAATCAGATTTCAGCAGATCAGATTGATAGGATGCTTGTCCCATTGCTGGCATTTGATAAGCAGGGGTACCGCGCAGGCTACGGTAAAGGCTTTTACGACAGGTATATGACGCAATGTAAACCCGCATGTAAATTTATCGGCCTGTCTTTATTTGAACCAGTGGATGAGTTGGAAGATGTAGATCAGTACGATATTAAATTGCATACCTGCGTCACACCAGATAAAATTCATCAATTCTGA
- the thrA gene encoding bifunctional aspartate kinase/homoserine dehydrogenase I, with the protein MKVLKFGGTSVGSAESIRTLIGILKDESQAKEKPVAVISAMSGVTNLLAAMAENAAQGHDFTAQLAELELRHFNAVKELLDIQQQNPLLTRLKIYFNELEDLLQGVFVLRELTPKTRDQILSYGERCSALMISRVALQYISDVLYVDATELIKTDNAFGQAKVDTELTENLIRLFRQANKDKVLIVTGFIASNDAGQATTLGRGGSDYTAAIFGAALNASSVEIWTDVNGMMTADPRIVKKAFSLNDLTYTEAMELSYFGAKVIYPPTMIPVFLKKIPIVIKNTFDLSFEGTVISSENKESRLPIKGISSINEISVLNLTGSGMVGKAGFSGRLFSLFARERINVVLITQSSSEHTITFAVNPADAPKAKALMEQEFELELQANKLEAPVIENNLSVLAVVGERMKQTLGVSGKLFHALGRNGINVRAIAQGSSEYNISVIISSVDLAKALNAVHDAFFTQLNKTLNAFCLGTGNIGKTLFKQLNQHSQYLRDNNSIQVKVAGIGNTRKMLFDSDGLSLDNWEQTLNEKGEPAELKAFIDRVISMNLPNCVFVDNTASPLPVTFYNDLFKANISVVTCNKIGNSSSYSQYRSFKDNALYHGVDFFYETNVGAGLPIIRTLKDLMISGDRVQRMEAILSGTISFIFNNFKGDASFHDVVKMAQEKGYTEPDPRDDLRGTDFMRKMLILARDAGYAMEASDVVIEPILPQSCIDAQTVDAFYAALKKEEAYFTNLKNKAEKEKKVLRYVGKLENGKAAISLQMVDDSHPFYMMSGADNIIAFTTDRYYERPMVVKGPGAGAEVTAAGVFADLINVGAN; encoded by the coding sequence ATGAAAGTATTAAAATTCGGGGGTACCTCGGTAGGGTCAGCAGAAAGTATAAGGACGCTGATCGGTATTTTAAAAGATGAAAGCCAGGCAAAGGAAAAACCTGTTGCTGTTATATCGGCCATGAGCGGCGTTACCAACCTGCTTGCTGCTATGGCAGAGAATGCTGCACAAGGGCATGATTTTACCGCACAGCTTGCCGAGCTTGAGCTGCGCCACTTTAACGCTGTAAAAGAGCTGTTAGATATTCAGCAGCAAAATCCGCTGTTAACCCGCCTTAAAATTTATTTTAATGAGCTGGAAGACCTGTTGCAAGGCGTTTTCGTGTTGCGCGAACTTACACCTAAAACCCGCGACCAGATATTAAGCTATGGCGAACGTTGCTCGGCATTAATGATTAGCCGTGTCGCGCTGCAATACATCAGCGATGTATTATATGTAGATGCAACCGAACTAATTAAAACAGATAACGCCTTCGGCCAGGCAAAAGTAGACACAGAATTAACGGAAAACCTGATCCGCTTATTCAGGCAGGCCAATAAGGACAAAGTATTAATAGTAACCGGTTTTATTGCCAGTAACGATGCCGGGCAGGCTACTACACTTGGCCGTGGCGGCAGTGATTACACTGCGGCTATCTTCGGTGCTGCGCTTAATGCATCGTCAGTTGAAATATGGACGGATGTTAACGGTATGATGACAGCTGACCCACGCATCGTGAAAAAGGCATTTTCATTAAATGACCTTACTTATACTGAGGCGATGGAGCTTTCCTACTTCGGCGCAAAGGTGATCTATCCGCCAACAATGATCCCGGTATTCCTGAAAAAGATCCCGATTGTTATTAAAAATACGTTCGACCTGAGTTTTGAGGGTACGGTGATAAGTTCAGAAAATAAAGAGTCGAGGTTGCCAATAAAGGGTATATCTTCCATTAATGAAATCAGCGTACTTAACTTAACCGGTAGCGGTATGGTGGGTAAGGCCGGTTTCAGCGGTAGATTATTCTCCCTGTTTGCCCGTGAGCGTATTAACGTGGTATTAATTACGCAATCATCATCAGAGCATACGATTACCTTTGCGGTTAACCCCGCTGATGCACCTAAAGCTAAGGCTTTAATGGAGCAGGAGTTTGAACTGGAATTGCAGGCCAATAAGCTGGAAGCGCCTGTTATTGAAAATAACCTATCGGTATTAGCGGTAGTTGGCGAACGCATGAAACAAACGCTGGGTGTATCGGGCAAGCTGTTCCATGCCCTGGGTCGTAACGGTATCAATGTGCGCGCCATTGCGCAGGGGTCGTCAGAGTATAATATCTCGGTGATCATTTCGTCGGTTGATTTAGCAAAAGCGCTAAATGCCGTGCATGATGCTTTCTTTACCCAGCTTAACAAGACGCTGAACGCTTTTTGTCTGGGCACAGGTAATATCGGTAAAACGCTGTTTAAACAGCTTAACCAGCATAGCCAATACCTGCGCGACAATAACAGTATACAGGTTAAAGTAGCAGGCATTGGCAATACCCGTAAAATGCTGTTTGACAGTGATGGCCTGTCTTTAGATAATTGGGAGCAAACGCTTAACGAAAAAGGCGAACCGGCAGAACTGAAAGCGTTTATCGACCGCGTAATCAGCATGAACCTGCCTAATTGTGTGTTTGTTGATAATACGGCAAGTCCGCTTCCGGTTACCTTTTACAACGATCTGTTTAAGGCTAATATTTCGGTGGTAACCTGTAATAAGATAGGCAACTCATCATCCTACAGCCAATACCGCAGCTTTAAAGATAATGCACTGTATCATGGTGTTGATTTCTTTTATGAAACTAATGTGGGTGCAGGCTTGCCTATCATCCGTACATTGAAAGACCTGATGATCAGCGGCGACCGGGTGCAGCGTATGGAAGCCATATTATCAGGAACCATTTCCTTTATCTTCAACAACTTTAAAGGTGATGCCAGTTTCCATGATGTGGTAAAAATGGCGCAGGAGAAAGGCTACACAGAACCAGACCCACGCGACGACCTTCGCGGAACAGACTTTATGCGTAAGATGCTGATCCTTGCCCGTGATGCCGGCTATGCAATGGAAGCATCAGATGTGGTGATTGAACCGATACTGCCGCAATCATGCATTGATGCACAAACAGTAGATGCGTTTTATGCTGCGCTTAAAAAAGAGGAGGCTTATTTCACTAACCTGAAAAACAAGGCAGAGAAAGAGAAAAAAGTATTGCGCTACGTGGGCAAGCTGGAGAACGGTAAAGCGGCGATCAGCCTGCAAATGGTTGATGATTCACATCCATTTTACATGATGTCTGGTGCGGATAATATCATTGCCTTTACAACAGACAGGTATTATGAGCGGCCAATGGTAGTTAAAGGCCCTGGTGCAGGTGCCGAAGTAACTGCCGCCGGTGTATTTGCCGACCTGATAAACGTAGGGGCTAATTAA
- the efp gene encoding elongation factor P: MSKASEIKNGNILRFNGELVQVEEFIHRTPGNLRAFYQARMRNVKSGKLVEYRFRTDEEVEIARVETSDYQYLYEDGNDLVIMDNASYEQFNVPKFLFGNGVKFLKEGSNVIVAFESGEPIMAKAPASAELEITYTEPAVKGDTSTNALKSATVETGAEIRVPLFINIGDKVKVDTSTGAYVERVRS; the protein is encoded by the coding sequence ATGTCAAAAGCATCAGAAATAAAGAACGGCAACATTCTTCGTTTCAACGGAGAATTAGTGCAGGTAGAAGAGTTTATTCACCGTACGCCAGGTAACCTGCGTGCATTTTACCAGGCGCGTATGCGTAACGTTAAATCAGGTAAACTGGTTGAATACCGTTTCCGTACAGACGAAGAGGTGGAAATTGCCCGTGTTGAAACCAGTGATTATCAATACTTATACGAAGACGGCAACGACCTTGTAATTATGGACAATGCCAGCTATGAGCAATTTAACGTGCCTAAATTTTTATTTGGTAACGGCGTTAAATTCTTAAAAGAAGGCAGCAATGTAATTGTGGCTTTTGAAAGCGGCGAGCCAATTATGGCTAAAGCACCTGCATCGGCAGAGTTAGAAATCACTTATACTGAACCTGCTGTTAAAGGTGATACATCAACCAACGCGCTTAAAAGCGCGACTGTTGAAACCGGTGCCGAAATTCGCGTTCCGTTATTCATTAACATTGGCGACAAGGTAAAAGTAGATACTTCTACCGGTGCTTATGTTGAGCGTGTGAGAAGCTAA
- a CDS encoding homoserine kinase encodes MAPSVHVFAPATVANVVCGFDVLGFAVDAPGDEVIMRLKNRSGITISKITGDNGKLPMNPLKNTVSVSVQHYLNSIGRPDIGLDIELHKKMPIGSGLGSSSASTVAGLYAIKTLMGDDSSPEKLLPFAMKGEELACGHGHADNVAPALMGGFVLIRSYRPLDVIRLPHPKELFCAIVFPDVDVPTREARQIIRNKVLLEDAVTQWGNIAGLVSGLYTNDIDLIGRSMEDVLIEPVRAMLIPDFYKLRKLAMDAGAVSFGISGSGPSVFAFARNEQTAHLITQKVQEHLTAIKINSQAYVSKINDNGPKILG; translated from the coding sequence ATTGCGCCAAGCGTACACGTTTTTGCGCCCGCTACCGTTGCAAACGTAGTTTGCGGGTTTGATGTACTGGGTTTTGCTGTTGATGCACCCGGCGACGAGGTAATTATGCGCCTTAAAAACCGTTCGGGAATTACCATCAGCAAAATTACGGGGGATAATGGCAAGTTGCCGATGAACCCACTGAAAAATACTGTAAGCGTAAGCGTTCAGCATTATCTGAACAGCATTGGCCGGCCGGATATTGGCCTTGATATTGAATTGCATAAAAAAATGCCGATTGGCAGCGGCCTGGGCTCAAGTTCGGCAAGCACGGTTGCAGGTTTATATGCCATTAAGACGTTAATGGGCGATGATTCCTCACCCGAAAAACTATTGCCTTTTGCCATGAAAGGAGAGGAGCTGGCATGTGGCCACGGCCATGCAGATAATGTTGCCCCTGCTTTAATGGGTGGTTTTGTTTTGATCCGTAGTTACCGACCACTGGATGTGATCCGTCTGCCGCACCCTAAAGAATTGTTTTGTGCCATTGTATTCCCGGATGTTGATGTGCCTACCCGCGAAGCACGCCAAATTATCCGCAATAAAGTATTACTTGAAGATGCCGTTACTCAATGGGGAAACATTGCCGGTTTGGTAAGTGGACTTTATACCAACGATATTGACCTGATTGGACGCAGTATGGAGGATGTGCTAATTGAACCGGTACGCGCCATGCTGATCCCCGACTTTTACAAGCTACGCAAACTGGCAATGGATGCAGGGGCTGTAAGTTTTGGTATTTCCGGCTCTGGCCCTTCGGTATTTGCCTTTGCGCGTAACGAGCAAACCGCTCACCTGATTACCCAAAAGGTGCAGGAACACTTAACCGCTATAAAAATTAACTCACAGGCTTATGTCTCAAAAATTAATGATAACGGGCCAAAGATACTGGGCTGA
- the rsgA gene encoding ribosome small subunit-dependent GTPase A, with amino-acid sequence MQGLVTKSTGSWYQVQTPEGEVIDCRIKGKFRIKGITTTNPIAVGDRVDIEMEPGQDNGVITKLHDRKNYIIRKSINLSKQAQIIAANLDQAFLVVTLASPRTSLGFIDRFLVTAEAYDIPARLVFNKLDLFSEEGLEILAEYKAIYENIGYPCFDVSALKHWGIDVLKNELADKVSLFSGHSGVGKSSLMNALLPELELRTNEISEWSDKGMHTTTFAEMFNVPGGGFIIDTPGIRELGVIDIEQQELGHFFPEMRERMHDCRFNNCRHINEPGCAVLKALEEGEIEPSRYDSYLSIYHGNDTRA; translated from the coding sequence ATGCAGGGATTGGTAACAAAGTCGACAGGAAGCTGGTATCAGGTACAAACGCCCGAAGGCGAAGTGATTGACTGCCGTATTAAGGGCAAGTTTCGCATTAAGGGCATCACTACCACCAACCCCATTGCTGTTGGCGACCGTGTTGATATTGAAATGGAACCCGGCCAGGATAATGGTGTAATTACTAAACTGCACGACCGCAAAAATTACATTATCCGTAAATCTATCAACTTATCTAAACAGGCGCAGATCATCGCGGCCAATCTCGATCAGGCTTTCCTGGTGGTAACACTTGCCTCGCCGCGTACCTCGCTTGGTTTTATAGACCGTTTCCTGGTAACTGCTGAAGCTTATGATATTCCGGCACGCTTAGTATTTAACAAACTTGACCTTTTTAGTGAAGAAGGTTTAGAAATCTTAGCTGAATATAAAGCCATATATGAAAACATTGGCTATCCTTGTTTTGATGTATCTGCTTTAAAACACTGGGGAATTGATGTTTTAAAGAATGAATTAGCTGACAAAGTTTCGCTTTTTTCGGGACATTCAGGCGTAGGGAAGTCAAGCTTAATGAATGCTTTATTACCTGAACTTGAATTGCGCACTAACGAAATTTCTGAATGGAGCGACAAGGGCATGCACACCACAACATTTGCTGAAATGTTTAATGTACCGGGCGGCGGCTTTATTATAGATACTCCCGGGATTCGCGAATTAGGTGTAATAGACATAGAACAGCAAGAGCTTGGCCACTTTTTTCCTGAAATGCGTGAACGCATGCACGATTGCCGCTTTAACAATTGCCGCCACATTAACGAGCCTGGCTGCGCGGTATTAAAAGCTTTGGAAGAAGGCGAAATTGAACCATCGCGATATGATAGCTACCTGAGTATTTATCATGGAAACGATACCCGTGCTTAG
- the thrC gene encoding threonine synthase encodes MNFYSTNDTSHQVEFKDAVFNSMPQDRGLYMPEQIPVLSDKFLNNLDEYTLPEIAFHVADALLDNAIPQDDLKAIIHDAINFLAPAVKLDDKTFVLELFHGPSLAFKDFGARFMSRVMSYFLADGEKQLDVLVATSGDTGGAVALGFLGVPNTRVTILYPKGKVSEIQEQQLTTNGQNIRALEIDGTFDDCQALVKQAFTDKELNEKFRLTSANSINIARLIPQTFYYFNAYAQLLRQGINQVVFSVPSGNFGNIGAGLLAWKMGLPVQKFIAATNANDTVPAYLKTGVYEPKASVQTLSNAMDVGNPSNWARISDLFKESAEQLKEQVVGYSYNDDETTAAIKQVFDQYNYVVCPHTAIAWKALKQYQQSNADNEATGVFLSTAHPCKFPDVFPQEIADAINVPESVKALENKPKHAVELGKDFEGFKAFLLAE; translated from the coding sequence ATGAATTTCTATAGCACCAACGATACATCGCACCAGGTTGAATTTAAAGATGCTGTTTTTAACAGTATGCCACAGGACAGGGGTTTATACATGCCCGAGCAAATCCCGGTTTTATCTGATAAGTTTTTAAACAACCTTGACGAATACACACTACCCGAAATAGCTTTTCATGTAGCTGATGCATTGCTTGATAATGCCATTCCGCAAGATGACCTGAAAGCTATTATACATGATGCGATCAACTTTTTGGCACCTGCTGTAAAGCTGGATGATAAAACTTTTGTACTGGAGCTTTTCCACGGACCATCGTTAGCTTTTAAAGATTTCGGCGCACGTTTTATGAGCCGCGTAATGAGTTACTTTCTGGCAGATGGCGAAAAGCAGCTGGATGTATTGGTAGCCACATCTGGTGATACCGGTGGTGCTGTGGCATTAGGGTTTTTAGGCGTGCCAAACACCCGCGTAACCATACTATATCCCAAAGGTAAGGTAAGCGAGATACAGGAGCAGCAACTAACTACCAATGGCCAAAATATCAGGGCTTTGGAAATTGATGGCACTTTTGATGATTGCCAGGCGCTGGTTAAACAGGCATTTACCGACAAAGAGCTGAATGAGAAGTTCCGTCTGACATCTGCTAACTCCATTAATATAGCCAGGTTGATTCCGCAAACGTTTTATTACTTTAATGCTTATGCGCAGCTTTTGCGCCAGGGTATCAACCAAGTTGTATTCTCTGTACCAAGCGGCAATTTCGGTAACATTGGTGCGGGCCTATTAGCCTGGAAAATGGGTCTGCCCGTACAAAAATTTATTGCGGCAACAAACGCTAACGATACTGTTCCTGCCTACTTAAAAACAGGCGTATATGAGCCTAAAGCATCGGTGCAAACGCTGTCGAACGCGATGGATGTGGGCAATCCAAGCAACTGGGCGCGTATCAGCGATTTGTTTAAAGAGAGTGCTGAACAACTGAAAGAACAGGTAGTGGGCTATAGCTACAACGACGACGAAACTACAGCTGCTATAAAGCAGGTGTTTGATCAATATAACTATGTGGTTTGTCCGCATACCGCCATTGCCTGGAAAGCTTTAAAACAGTATCAGCAAAGCAATGCAGACAACGAGGCTACGGGAGTTTTTCTATCAACCGCTCATCCCTGCAAATTTCCAGATGTTTTTCCACAGGAAATCGCTGATGCCATTAATGTACCTGAAAGTGTAAAAGCATTGGAGAATAAACCTAAACACGCTGTTGAATTAGGGAAGGACTTTGAAGGGT
- a CDS encoding nucleotidyltransferase family protein translates to MGLQQYKDIIVPVLKRFDIKRAAIFGSVAKGSETLESDIDLLIEPSEGFTLFSMLQLESEISRQTNRKVDIVEFQALKTSIRNEVMQSAISIL, encoded by the coding sequence ATGGGCTTGCAGCAATATAAAGATATCATAGTACCTGTGTTAAAACGGTTTGACATTAAGCGTGCTGCTATTTTTGGATCTGTAGCTAAGGGTTCAGAAACTTTAGAAAGCGATATTGACCTTTTAATTGAGCCATCAGAAGGGTTTACATTATTTAGCATGCTTCAGCTTGAAAGTGAAATCTCGAGGCAAACAAACCGAAAAGTTGATATCGTTGAGTTTCAAGCTTTAAAAACTTCAATTAGAAATGAAGTAATGCAATCTGCAATTTCCATTCTATGA